In a genomic window of Pseudomonadota bacterium:
- a CDS encoding ParB/RepB/Spo0J family partition protein encodes MATKKTSVNPEFLYIPVEKIVVMEQVRSSIDIETDSFKSLMQSIKDKGILEPLIVTAQDDGTYVLICGERRLLAARQLGLESVPIRIIEAGKELGATIALQLTENLQREDLNPIDQAKGILSFIQAKHPDKGYDMDGVMCDLVSYNRRPEDLPEEIATTFVATTKIAAKSISTLFNIISLLKLSPEIQAAITAGNLPVSQGYLFAANLDCPDLMTIFTDILKTPVTYTSLESRLTAYKKVKPDPVDIKPKSVKKQVKGLISIKTDFEKGIGTYIREDVEKYLYELQVFCNFVQQQTFITPYGKKRPPQV; translated from the coding sequence ATGGCAACAAAGAAGACAAGTGTAAATCCTGAATTTCTGTACATTCCAGTAGAAAAGATTGTAGTAATGGAACAGGTGAGATCAAGCATTGATATCGAAACAGACTCATTTAAGTCTCTTATGCAGTCCATCAAAGATAAGGGCATCTTAGAACCGCTTATTGTAACCGCACAGGATGACGGGACATATGTCCTCATCTGTGGAGAGAGACGTTTGCTGGCAGCCAGACAATTAGGACTTGAATCCGTACCAATAAGAATTATTGAAGCAGGCAAGGAATTAGGCGCCACCATTGCCCTTCAACTGACGGAGAATCTCCAACGGGAAGACTTAAATCCCATAGACCAGGCCAAAGGGATACTCTCTTTCATTCAGGCAAAACATCCTGATAAAGGGTATGACATGGACGGGGTGATGTGTGATTTGGTGAGTTACAACCGGAGACCGGAAGACCTACCAGAGGAAATTGCTACAACGTTTGTAGCAACTACCAAAATCGCTGCAAAGTCAATATCTACGCTGTTTAACATAATTTCACTTTTAAAACTTTCTCCTGAAATTCAGGCTGCAATTACGGCAGGAAATCTCCCCGTTTCCCAGGGTTATCTCTTTGCCGCCAACCTTGATTGCCCCGACCTTATGACGATATTTACCGACATTTTGAAAACGCCTGTGACCTATACATCTTTAGAGAGTAGACTTACCGCATACAAAAAAGTCAAACCTGACCCTGTTGATATAAAGCCCAAATCTGTTAAGAAACAAGTTAAAGGCCTGATATCCATAAAAACAGATTTTGAGAAAGGCATTGGAACCTATATACGGGAAGATGTTGAAAAATATCTCTATGAACTGCAGGTTTTCTGTAATTTTGTACAGCAACAGACGTTTATAACCCCATACGGAAAGAAAAGACCACCACAAGTATAA